From the genome of Oryza glaberrima chromosome 1, OglaRS2, whole genome shotgun sequence:
AAAATTGTTTAAGCATCTCAATGTATCAAATGTTAACCAAAACTAAACTGAAGCGTTTAAATAAGCTTTTTTTGTTATTGCTGAAGAGTACATTAATTTAAGTGTTGCATTCATGGTAAGAACAAGAACAACTATACAGAGTTTTTGTATGTACGAAGTTGAGTACTCACATATGTCAACGTCATTTACCTAGACAAATTTGAAGAATTCAGCAGAAGAAAGATTATGTTCTTGGTTTTCCATAGTCCACATCATGGTCCACATTTGGAGGGAAAATGAAAATTGAGACAGTACCGAGTAGATATCTCCATATATTTGTACCTCTGAAGAGAACAATGCCCTGATACAAATTACTGATGCAAAAATAAGTTGTTTTCGCTCCCCATAGACATTATGAAATTCCTCTTGACTTGAATACAGAAAGGATTCAATCATGCACTACCTTTTGTACAGGGAGTATTTGAATGTTTATTTGGTAACGATGCCATGTTCTCGCAGCCGACAATGGAGACAGTTTCCAATGATGAGAAGGATCCTTCGTATGACTCCACTAGTTTCAGCTTTTCACAGAATCGAATATCTAGTTGCCCAAGTTTATTAAGTTTCCCTGACAGGACTTCAAGCTTAGGACACTCTGAAATAATTATAGTTCTCATGGATGAAGGAAGAGCAAGAACCTCTACCAAGCTTACACAATATGCTATTCTTAGGTATTCTAAGCATGGCAGGAGATATTTGCTTCTCCATGTTCCTTGATCTTCTACAGTTATAGATGCACTGAGATCACTGCTAGATTCTGATATAGCCATGCCATTATTACGCTCAACATATTTACTTTCGACTTTTATATCCTGCTTTCCCCTTATAGATCTAAGCTCAGGGCAACTCCAAATGTGTATTTCCTTCAGATATAGGGGAAAATTGAGAAGCACTACTAAGCTTTGACAACTTATCACTGTTAGAGACTCCATACAAGGTAAATGTGTATTTGTTGCCAAAGGTGCATCTGCAGAGGATACTAGGTTGCTATAAGATTCTGACCTCAAATCATCTTGGTTTTCAGCATACCAACTCTTATTTTTAGTGTCCTTTTGACCCCATATGAACTCGAGCTTACCACATCTCTCAATATATATTTCCCTTAGAGATGAAGGAAGGATGAGAACCTCAACCAATTTGGGACAATCTTTTATCTCTATACACTCCAAGCATGGGAGTAGCTGATTTTTTTCTAATGGTGCTTCTAGAACATCACCAGATTTAGTCAGATTATTGCAAGAATAAATTGTTAATCTTTTCAAGGATACCAAGCATTGGAGCTGTTTCAGTGGCCAATAGATGAGTTCGTTGCAGCAGTTGATTACTAAATCTTGCAAGTTCACAAAACATTCCCAATCCATACAGAAGAAGTAACATCCCCGTAGTTCCATAGTTGCATTAAAAGTTTTATGACTAAATTCTTCTGTACCACTGACCTGTTGTATTGCACATTGTACTTGTGAGGAAGAAGCTGCAATTGTTAATCTGACATCGGACAGTGTTGCCATATATCTTGCTATGGATAACCACATCAATGATTTATCTTCGGGAAATACTAATACTCTCAGCTTTGGTGCTTCAGGTAGAGTCGCCAACTCCGGGCACTCCATAATATTAGCATTCTCAAGTTGAGGAAATATTGGTTGATATCTTTCTTGTGTTCCCCATGCCTTCAAACTCTTCAGATTGTGCAACTTGAGGTTCTTTAAAGCTGGAAATGGGGAGTTCCCTTTATTATCTAAGAATTGAGAAGATTCACCAAATATTACTGTGTCTGGAAAGTTTTCCAATTTAGAGCAACTATCAATTGATAGATTCTCTAGAAGGGGAAACACTAGCTTTTGCCCAGGTCCTCCTTTTACTTCCCACcaaccattcaaaatttttagATCAACTAAAATAAGTTCCCTTAATTTAGGAAACGTTGAAGATGTCGAATTGTCAACACCCGAGCACAGGTATTGCAAACTTTGCAGCCCTTCCAAATGAAGAACTTCAAGAGATGGCAATTGCCACAATTGTGGAAGGCTCTCGCACATTGTGCAACTAACTAGTTGGAGCTTGATTAGATCTCGCATCATTGTGGGGTTTGTCACCCAAGTTGGAAAATTGGAACTTCTGTAGGAATCCACAGATAGAATTTTAAGCCTGTTGTTTGGAGTAAAAGCATCTAGTACCTTCTCATGTAAATCAATCACTTCATTACGATCATCCTTCCATCCAAAAGATAGCTGGGTTAGGTCTTTCTTTTCCCCATTGTTGCTCATGGATACATCTGCCTCTGTTACATTTTGTAGATGGCATAGCTGGAGTTGACCTTGGAGTTTGAGGTGCCTTAGTTCTCCAATGCTACTACAACCAGAATTATTGCCCACAACAAAATATGTTAGTGTCTGTAGGGATGTTAGATGCCCAAGGTTTGAAGGCATGGATTTTAAGGACATACATCCATCAGTATAGAGATGACGAAGGCCAATCATGTTTTTAATATCCTTAGGAAGGTGACCAAGAGATTTACAACCCGAAAGATTTAATGTTTGTAGATTATACAAAATGCATATTTCTTCAGGAAGTGACTTGATATGACAATTGCCAGAGAGATCAAGAAACCTGAGGTGCTTCAAGTGCTTCACTCTTATCTGAAGTCCACCCAAGTTATGGTAATAGAGGCGTAATGCTCGAAGAGAATAGCATTTTGATAAGTAATGTAATGATGAATTGCTAGTATTCATACTGCACAAAAGTGTTTGCATACCTTGACATCTCTGCTTTAGTGAAACATCCGAGAGGGTTTCTGGACGATCAGAGCACAAGAACAAATGACGAACAGTATTTGGCAAAAACTTAATGTAATTGTGACCCTCAGCTATAGTAAAACATTCTTTCCCAATAACAGAAACAGCAACGTCATGCATGAGATCATGGATGCTACATATAGTTCGGTAACTATGTCCACTTTCATCCTTGTGTAAAGGTACCTCCTTGACATCCTGAAAGAATGACCTTGAAGCAAGCTCATTGAAAATCTGCTTGCCTTTTGTTTCTGGTCGAATTGCTTCTTCAGATGGGATAAAATCATTTGCCATCCAGAGCAATATCAGCATTTCCACATCAATCACATAGTTTTTGGGAAAGATCGCACAAAAAGCAAAACATTGCTTCATGTATGATGGCAGATCGTCATAGCTGAGCTTCAGTATAGGTAAAATTCCATTCTCGTCATCACAGATGCTACTTTTGGTTAATACGGCCCTCCATTCTTCTACAGCTTTTCGTGTGCTTAACATTGAACCCAAGGCTTTTGCAGCTAAAGGGGACCCGTGACATCTGTCCATAATCTCCCAGCCAATTTGAACCAGCTCATCAGGTTTCTGCTCATCAAAACGAAATgctcttttttcaaaaattgcAAGCAAATCCTCTTTTTCCATTCTTACCAATTGATGGGCTTTAGTTGTTCCCATTAGCTGAGCTACCCCTTGATCACGTGTTGTCATCAATATGGCACTCCCAACACCACCATATTGTTGAAGGCAATATTTTAGCTTCGCCCACTTATCGGCATCGCAATTCCATACATCATCCAAAATAAGGAGGTACCTCTTTCCACGGACTTCCTGCTGGAGCTTCTCTAGTGCATTTTCGCATTCTTTCTCAGTTGACATGCTGATCTTGTTAGCAATGCTTGTAACATCAAAATCATCCAAGACACACACCCACTTCCGTAGCTGGAAATGCTTTTGGATCTCAGGATCGTTGTAAATTATCTGAGCAAAAGTGGTCTTGCCCAAACCACCCATTCCAATGATTGGAAGGACCATGAGATTCCTGTTGCTGGCATCGGTAAGCAGCAAATTAACAATATGctgcttctcttcctctctgctGACAATATTCTCAGAGTCAATGATGATTGAATCTGTCTGTCTCCACTGCTTGGAGGTTGGCATTTGTGGTCTATACCTGAACCCAAAGGCATTCATATCAGCAACAAGGTCCTCAATAGAACTGACAATTTTACGCAGCTTCTTGCTCATCCTGTAACGGAACACTAGAGGATTGTTAGCAAGGACTATACTAGTGCTGAGATTTCCATGATTTCCCCTCCTCTTAGCTTCACGACGAAGGGCTTCATACTTGAACTCATCAAATATGTCATTAGCTTTGTAAGCAACAGCCTTGAGTGCTTTGAGCCAAGCACTTACCCCAGGACGGTGAGTTCCTTGCTCCTCAGCATCAATGATGACATCCAATATGGCCGGCAGTTTGCGCTCCAGAATTGTGAGCTGCTCCTCCATACCATCCAGCTCTTGGTACTGTTGCAACAGGTAATTGGAGACCTGCCGATTAACCAAGGCGATGAGAGGCCCAAGCAGCATGCTCGTAGCCATGGATGACAATTAATGTTGTGAAGCAACAGACCAGCAAAGCTGTGCTGAACAATTGAATCAATCAAACCTCTTAAAAGCTTAGAGTTATCCATTGGCTTGTTGGCAGCCTTACCTAACACTTCTAttgaggacaaaaaaaaaaatccttcccTTAAAAACAAGTCTATTGACTTTGACTTCACTGCATGCTTTTGGATATTTTGTGTCACATAGGGACCCTCACAGCAAGGCTGTGGAATGTCTCATCATAAGGTGCAATTATTGGTTGCACAGTTGCACTATTGTTGCTTGATGTTGTGAGCTTATGCCTGTAGGCCTGCTCTGTCCATAATCCAGCTCTGGGTTTTCTCTGCAGAAACTAAACAAGTATGTGAGACAATAATTGAGTTCTTTTGTTTTACTTATATATACAATGTAATAGAAAAGTAAGTATCTAGCTAATGACCAAACTATGCCTGATTGGAAGATTTTGGGAGGTAAACTCCCTCCTTTGACATGCACTGTAGTACACACATTGGGACTGGTGGTAAACTCCCTCCTTTGACATGCACTGTACTACACACACTGGGACTGGGTCACCTTTTCGCAAATATCTTACGCTCATGCAGACTGGTACATAGCACACACCGTACAGTTGAAAACTCCATTTGATATTTACGATATGTGGCGAATGTGTTCTTGCCCCTACTTCCCCACACCATTGTGATTTTCCCCCtgttttttagggtttgtgattttgccATTGTTTTTTAAT
Proteins encoded in this window:
- the LOC127771059 gene encoding putative disease resistance protein RGA4 isoform X1; the protein is MATSMLLGPLIALVNRQVSNYLLQQYQELDGMEEQLTILERKLPAILDVIIDAEEQGTHRPGVSAWLKALKAVAYKANDIFDEFKYEALRREAKRRGNHGNLSTSIVLANNPLVFRYRMSKKLRKIVSSIEDLVADMNAFGFRYRPQMPTSKQWRQTDSIIIDSENIVSREEEKQHIVNLLLTDASNRNLMVLPIIGMGGLGKTTFAQIIYNDPEIQKHFQLRKWVCVLDDFDVTSIANKISMSTEKECENALEKLQQEVRGKRYLLILDDVWNCDADKWAKLKYCLQQYGGVGSAILMTTRDQGVAQLMGTTKAHQLVRMEKEDLLAIFEKRAFRFDEQKPDELVQIGWEIMDRCHGSPLAAKALGSMLSTRKAVEEWRAVLTKSSICDDENGILPILKLSYDDLPSYMKQCFAFCAIFPKNYVIDVEMLILLWMANDFIPSEEAIRPETKGKQIFNELASRSFFQDVKEVPLHKDESGHSYRTICSIHDLMHDVAVSVIGKECFTIAEGHNYIKFLPNTVRHLFLCSDRPETLSDVSLKQRCQGMQTLLCSMNTSNSSLHYLSKCYSLRALRLYYHNLGGLQIRVKHLKHLRFLDLSGNCHIKSLPEEICILYNLQTLNLSGCKSLGHLPKDIKNMIGLRHLYTDGCMSLKSMPSNLGHLTSLQTLTYFVVGNNSGCSSIGELRHLKLQGQLQLCHLQNVTEADVSMSNNGEKKDLTQLSFGWKDDRNEVIDLHEKVLDAFTPNNRLKILSVDSYRSSNFPTWVTNPTMMRDLIKLQLVSCTMCESLPQLWQLPSLEVLHLEGLQSLQYLCSGVDNSTSSTFPKLRELILVDLKILNGWWEVKGGPGQKLVFPLLENLSIDSCSKLENFPDTVIFGESSQFLDNKGNSPFPALKNLKLHNLKSLKAWGTQERYQPIFPQLENANIMECPELATLPEAPKLRVLVFPEDKSLMWLSIARYMATLSDVRLTIAASSSQVQCAIQQVSGTEEFSHKTFNATMELRGCYFFCMDWECFVNLQDLVINCCNELIYWPLKQLQCLVSLKRLTIYSCNNLTKSGDVLEAPLEKNQLLPCLECIEIKDCPKLVEVLILPSSLREIYIERCGKLEFIWGQKDTKNKSWYAENQDDLRSESYSNLVSSADAPLATNTHLPCMESLTVISCQSLVVLLNFPLYLKEIHIWSCPELRSIRGKQDIKVESKYVERNNGMAISESSSDLSASITVEDQGTWRSKYLLPCLEYLRIAYCVSLVEVLALPSSMRTIIISECPKLEVLSGKLNKLGQLDIRFCEKLKLVESYEGSFSSLETVSIVGCENMASLPNKHSNTPCTKVICIRALFSSEVQIYGDIYSVLSQFSFSLQMWTMMWTMENQEHNLSSAEFFKFV
- the LOC127771059 gene encoding putative disease resistance protein RGA4 isoform X2, coding for MATSMLLGPLIALVNRQVSNYLLQQYQELDGMEEQLTILERKLPAILDVIIDAEEQGTHRPGVSAWLKALKAVAYKANDIFDEFKYEALRREAKRRGNHGNLSTSIVLANNPLVFRYRMSKKLRKIVSSIEDLVADMNAFGFRYRPQMPTSKQWRQTDSIIIDSENIVSREEEKQHIVNLLLTDASNRNLMVLPIIGMGGLGKTTFAQIIYNDPEIQKHFQLRKWVCVLDDFDVTSIANKISMSTEKECENALEKLQQEVRGKRYLLILDDVWNCDADKWAKLKYCLQQYGGVGSAILMTTRDQGVAQLMGTTKAHQLVRMEKEDLLAIFEKRAFRFDEQKPDELVQIGWEIMDRCHGSPLAAKALGSMLSTRKAVEEWRAVLTKSSICDDENGILPILKLSYDDLPSYMKQCFAFCAIFPKNYVIDVEMLILLWMANDFIPSEEAIRPETKGKQIFNELASRSFFQDVKEVPLHKDESGHSYRTICSIHDLMHDVAVSVIGKECFTIAEGHNYIKFLPNTVRHLFLCSDRPETLSDVSLKQRCQGMQTLLCSMNTSNSSLHYLSKCYSLRALRLYYHNLGGLQIRVKHLKHLRFLDLSGNCHIKSLPEEICILYNLQTLNLSGCKSLGHLPKDIKNMIGLRHLYTDGCMSLKSMPSNLGHLTSLQTLTYFVVGNNSGCSSIGELRHLKLQGQLQLCHLQNVTEADVSMSNNGEKKDLTQLSFGWKDDRNEVIDLHEKVLDAFTPNNRLKILSVDSYRSSNFPTWVTNPTMMRDLIKLQLVSCTMCESLPQLWQLPSLEVLHLEGLQSLQYLCSGVDNSTSSTFPKLRELILVDLKILNGWWEVKGGPGQKLVFPLLENLSIDSCSKLENFPDTVIFGESSQFLDNKGNSPFPALKNLKLHNLKSLKAWGTQERYQPIFPQLENANIMECPELATLPEAPKLRVLVFPEDKSLMWLSIARYMATLSDVRLTIAASSSQVQCAIQQVSGTEEFSHKTFNATMELRGCYFFCMDWECFVNLQDLVINCCNELIYWPLKQLQCLVSLKRLTIYSCNNLTKSGDVLEAPLEKNQLLPCLECIEIKDCPKLVEVLILPSSLREIYIERCGKLEFIWGQKDTKNKSWYAENQDDLRSESYSNLVSSADAPLATNTHLPCMESLTVISCQSLVVLLNFPLYLKEIHIWSCPELRSIRGKQDIKVESKYVERNNGMAISESSSDLSASITVEDQGTWRSKYLLPCLEYLRIAYCVSLVEVLALPSSMRTIIISECPKLEVLSGKLNKLGQLDIRFCEKLKLVESYEGSFSSLETVSIVGCENMASLPNKHSNTPCTKGHCSLQRYKYMEISTRYCLNFHFPSKCGP